Genomic DNA from Erythrobacter aureus:
ATCTGGCGCGCACCAATGGCGGGTTCGAGGGTAGCGAAGCGCCGGGTGCGGGCGACAGCCTGCCGGTAACCTATGGCCTCCTGCTCAACCTCGCCAGCGTCTTGGGCGCGGAAGCGAACGGGGAGGCGCTGCGCGATTATCTCGAAAGCTATATCGGGGCTGGCAAGATCACGCCCGAACTGGAGGCGCTGATCGGCACGGCGATCGCCTATACCCGCGACTATATCGTCCCGACACTGAACAAGCGCGCACCGGCGGCGAACGAAGCCGAAGCCCTGCGTGCGCTCGACGCGTATTTGGCGGATGCTGCGCCAGATACCGGTGCCCAGGATTTGCAGACCGAGGTTTATGAGATCGGCAAACGTGAGGAATACGGTTTCGAGAGCCTGCGCGACTGGTTCAAGGCGCTCTATCAGACGTTGCTCGGGAGCGATCAGGGACCGAGGATGGGCAGCTTCATCGCGCTTTACGGGATCGAGAACAGCCGCAAGCTGATTGCCGAGGCATTGGCCAAGGCGTGAAATAGCGAAGACGCAGGGCCTTGCCTCTCTCGCGCGCAGCGAGATGGCGACTATCGCCCTGGCGATAAGGCTCAGCTATGTTTTCGCGTGCGGTACCATTTGGTCAGCACGTATTTCTGCCCCTTGATGACCGGCGTGCCGGCATGCAGTGTGTTTTCGTTGGGCAGGCCTTCGGGCGTGGCATTGTTCCATACCATCAGCACGCCCGGCTTGGGCTCGATCGACGCACCTACCTCGACGAAGTGGGTGTGCCCGCCTTCCTCGACTTCGTTGAGAAAGGCCATGGCGGTCCAGCAGCGCTGGCCACCGCGCTTGCGTTCCAGCTTCCAATATTCCTGATCGGTATAAAACCAGTCATTATGCGGTTTGAATTCCTGCCCAGGCAGGTAGCGCTGGCCCTGTATGTTCTCGCCGACTTTGCCCGGCAGGCCCAGCCTGTCGTCGATTCGGCGGGAAATCGCCCTCACGAAGGGATCGTGCGGGTCGAAATTGCCCGAATAGGACGTGCGGAATTTGGCGACATAAGCGGTTTCATGTAGCTCGCTCGGCCGTGCGACGGCGTCGATCATTTGCATCAGCCGAGCGCATTCTTCCCCGGACAGGAAGTTGCCGATAGCGTAGATCTCCGCCTTGTCGGAGGGAATCCTGTAAGCCTGCGGATCGGAATCGAGCCGTTTGCGGACAAGCGCGCCAGCGCGCTTCAGTGCATCCTGATCGGGTACGGAAGCTGTCTTGGTCATGGTGGCACTGTGTTAGCAATCGCGCGCGCTGCATCAAGTATGGCGGCTTGCCGCACGATATCAGTCCGCTAGATTGGCTGCACCATATCGGAGAGGGACCTATGAACCAGACAGCCGCGCGCCGCTATTCGACTGGGGCCATGCTATTTCACTGGGCGATCGCCATCGCGGTGATCGTGAACTGGCGGATCGCCGAAGCGGCCGAGCAAGCCGAAATGCCAGCCAAGGCGGAAATATTCGCGAATCACAAGGCGCTCGGCATACTCATCCTCGTTCTGACTCTCGGCCGTCTCGCCTGGCGCTGGACGCACCCCGTTCCACCGCTGCCGAACGATCTTGCCAAATGGGAAGCCGTGCTCGCGCGCACGGTACATATCATCTTCTATGTCCTCTTGATCGGCCTGCCACTGGGCGGCTGGCTGGCCAATTCGATGACGGGCCGGGATATCGATTTCTTCGGATTGTTCACGATCCCGCCGCTTCCAGTGGGGGCCAACAAGGATCTTGGCGGATCGATCTTCGATATGCATGCGCTGGGCGGCACGATCTTCCTCTATCTGATCGGCCTGCATGTTCTCGGTGCGCTCAAGCATACGTTCTTCGACAAGAACGGTGGCATTTTCCGGATGCTGCCTTTCGGCAAGGTACCGGAGTGACGCTGACGTAAGAAACCCCCGCCGATCGCGCGACGGGGGTTTCCAAGGGCCAACCGGACCACTCTCGAATACCGGTGGGCTGTAAAACCTACCAGAAGAAGTCGTAAATCACGTCGACCACTTCGCCATTGTAGACATCGACCAGCAGCACGTCGTCGTAATACCGAACCCAGCGATAGGGACCGTACACATTCGGCAGGCGATAGCGCCAGGGGTCGTTGATCCAGTAACGGCTACCGAAGAACAGATTGCCAATCTGCACACCGATGTTCAGGCGGCGATAGCGATAGTCCCGGTAAGGCGCGTAATAGCGACCGAGGCGGAAGATATCGCGATTGTGGTAACGGTGGCGGTACCAGTCATAACGACGATTGTCGCGCCAGCGGCGATGGTCCCACCGGTCGTAATCGCGCCACCGGCGGCCATCGTAATAGCGTGCCCGGCGATGATCCCGGCGCGCCTCGCGGTAGCCATCGCGATACGCGTCGCGGCGGATGCGGCGGTCTTCCCAGCGATCCCGGCGACGTTCGGCCCTGCGGCCGTCACGATAGGCATCGCGGCGGATACGCCGGTCTTCCCGGGCCTCGCGGCGCCCGTCCTGCCGACGTTCGGCACGGGGGTCCTGACGAGCCTCGCGACGTGCGTCCTGGCGACGTTCCACACGGCGGTCCTGACGAGCCTCGCGACGTGCATCCTGTCGACGTTCGGCACGGCGATCTTGTCGGGCCTCGCGGCGCGCATCCTGTCGACGGTCGACACGATGGTCCTGACGAGCCTCGCGGCGTGCATCCTGTCGACGTTCGGCACGGCGATCTTGTCGGGCCTCGCGGCGCGCGTCCCGCCGACGCTCGGCAATACGCTCTGCGCGCCGCTCTGCACGATTGGGATCGACATAGGTACGGTTGCGCTCGGCGCGGTAGGTCCGGTTGCGGCGCTGGGTTTCACGGCGGTCCTGACGCCTGTCGACACGCCGCTCGCGCACATTCTCGCGACGTTCGCGGCGCGCTTGGGCGATGTCGACGCGGTTGTTTCCGGTCGATTCGGTCGCCTTCAGCCGGTCGCGGCGGCGCTCCCCTTGCGCACGGCGTTCGGTGCGTTGCTGGCGCTCGGCCCGCTGTGCACGGCGTTCCTGACGGGCCGCGGCGCGCTCGCCCCGGTCTCGCTCGATGCGTTCCTGCCGCTCGCGCGATTGCGCTTCGGCTTCGGTGGGCAGGGCAGTGATCGCCATCGCCACGGCGAGGGCGCTCAACGCGCTGCCTTTTAAGAGCTGGGTCAGATGCATGGAGCG
This window encodes:
- a CDS encoding prolyl hydroxylase family protein → MTKTASVPDQDALKRAGALVRKRLDSDPQAYRIPSDKAEIYAIGNFLSGEECARLMQMIDAVARPSELHETAYVAKFRTSYSGNFDPHDPFVRAISRRIDDRLGLPGKVGENIQGQRYLPGQEFKPHNDWFYTDQEYWKLERKRGGQRCWTAMAFLNEVEEGGHTHFVEVGASIEPKPGVLMVWNNATPEGLPNENTLHAGTPVIKGQKYVLTKWYRTRKHS
- a CDS encoding cytochrome b, with protein sequence MNQTAARRYSTGAMLFHWAIAIAVIVNWRIAEAAEQAEMPAKAEIFANHKALGILILVLTLGRLAWRWTHPVPPLPNDLAKWEAVLARTVHIIFYVLLIGLPLGGWLANSMTGRDIDFFGLFTIPPLPVGANKDLGGSIFDMHALGGTIFLYLIGLHVLGALKHTFFDKNGGIFRMLPFGKVPE
- a CDS encoding RcnB family protein, which produces MSALAVAMAITALPTEAEAQSRERQERIERDRGERAAARQERRAQRAERQQRTERRAQGERRRDRLKATESTGNNRVDIAQARRERRENVRERRVDRRQDRRETQRRNRTYRAERNRTYVDPNRAERRAERIAERRRDARREARQDRRAERRQDARREARQDHRVDRRQDARREARQDRRAERRQDARREARQDRRVERRQDARREARQDPRAERRQDGRREAREDRRIRRDAYRDGRRAERRRDRWEDRRIRRDAYRDGYREARRDHRRARYYDGRRWRDYDRWDHRRWRDNRRYDWYRHRYHNRDIFRLGRYYAPYRDYRYRRLNIGVQIGNLFFGSRYWINDPWRYRLPNVYGPYRWVRYYDDVLLVDVYNGEVVDVIYDFFW